A window from Halomicrobium urmianum encodes these proteins:
- a CDS encoding DUF7344 domain-containing protein — protein MATHDPLDGEALPEEVVDDLLADGRRRRIVDVLSEADGPVVIDDLATELWARETDTDPEDVTDNERRRVRNDVFQHHLPKLTATEVVAYDSMIGTLELDDASPVLERLRE, from the coding sequence ATGGCCACCCACGATCCGCTGGATGGCGAGGCGCTCCCGGAGGAGGTCGTCGACGACTTGCTCGCCGACGGACGACGCCGACGTATCGTCGACGTACTGTCCGAGGCCGACGGACCGGTGGTGATCGACGACCTCGCGACGGAGCTGTGGGCCCGGGAGACTGATACGGACCCGGAGGACGTCACCGACAACGAGCGGCGCCGCGTTCGCAACGACGTCTTCCAGCATCACCTCCCGAAACTGACCGCGACGGAGGTCGTCGCGTACGACTCCATGATCGGGACCCTCGAACTCGACGACGCCAGTCCGGTGCTCGAGCGGCTCCGGGAGTGA
- a CDS encoding CBS domain-containing protein translates to MNTDVTVSEVMDREFVGVTESDGVLETAELLLQEEVEVAVVLRGQDPVGVFADRDALALLVADEGPDRLADATVGEAMTEEIPSIEGSASLAAARDRMTARDTRWLIVTDGAEPTGVLTEHDLLTSSTLQRETGTSEVESVEASARRVEAGREADAGASATEGAGGQSGFEDQSICEKCGSLTHDLSSFNGQLLCADCRDI, encoded by the coding sequence ATGAATACGGACGTCACCGTCAGCGAGGTGATGGATCGGGAGTTTGTCGGCGTCACCGAGTCGGACGGCGTCCTCGAGACGGCCGAGTTGCTCCTCCAGGAGGAGGTCGAGGTGGCCGTGGTCCTCCGGGGGCAGGACCCGGTCGGAGTGTTCGCCGACCGGGACGCGCTCGCTCTGCTGGTCGCGGATGAGGGCCCCGACCGCCTGGCGGACGCGACCGTCGGCGAAGCGATGACCGAGGAGATTCCCTCGATCGAGGGCAGTGCCAGCCTGGCGGCCGCCCGCGACCGGATGACCGCCCGTGATACCCGCTGGCTGATCGTCACAGACGGCGCGGAGCCGACGGGCGTGCTCACCGAGCACGACCTCCTGACGAGTTCGACGCTCCAGCGGGAGACGGGCACCAGCGAGGTGGAGAGCGTCGAGGCCTCCGCCAGACGAGTCGAAGCAGGACGGGAGGCCGACGCCGGAGCGAGCGCAACGGAGGGGGCCGGCGGACAGAGCGGCTTCGAGGACCAGAGCATCTGCGAGAAGTGCGGGTCGCTCACGCACGACCTGTCCTCGTTCAACGGGCAGTTGCTGTGCGCCGACTGCCGGGACATCTGA
- a CDS encoding GNAT family N-acetyltransferase, with translation MEVVLADVDAADAVVDLWTALAADQLAHGSHILPGENRATIRESVDRRLVADELLVARRDGATVGFVMFTVECGRFEQDADRGIVENIYVTPAHRGCGVGSELLAAAERTLEERGVDAVALDVMADNESARRFYRRHGYEPHRVQMEKATESDTL, from the coding sequence ATGGAAGTCGTCCTCGCCGACGTCGACGCGGCCGACGCCGTCGTCGACCTCTGGACAGCGCTGGCTGCCGATCAGCTGGCTCACGGCTCGCACATCCTCCCCGGCGAGAACCGAGCGACTATCCGCGAGTCCGTCGACCGCCGCCTGGTCGCCGACGAACTCCTCGTCGCCCGCCGCGACGGCGCCACGGTCGGGTTCGTCATGTTCACCGTCGAGTGCGGTCGGTTCGAGCAGGACGCCGACCGCGGCATCGTCGAGAACATCTACGTGACCCCGGCTCATCGAGGTTGCGGAGTCGGAAGCGAGCTACTGGCGGCCGCCGAGCGGACGCTCGAAGAACGGGGCGTCGACGCCGTCGCGCTGGACGTCATGGCCGACAACGAGTCCGCCCGGCGGTTCTACCGCCGCCACGGGTACGAACCCCATCGCGTCCAGATGGAGAAGGCGACGGAAAGCGACACGCTCTAA
- a CDS encoding orc1/cdc6 family replication initiation protein: protein MPRFERKRNVFRNKDALGESYRPERIEERDEEIEAYMDALQPVVDGWEPNNIFLYGNTGVGKTAVTDYLLDVLKDDVEQYDDVDLSVIRLNCKTLNSSYQVAVEMVNTLRPEGAEISSTGYPQQTVFKKLYEELEVLGGTVLIVLDEIDSIGDRDELLYELPRAQSNDYLEETRVGLIGISNDFKFREQLDPRVQDTLCERELQFPPYDAQELTNILESRAAVAISDDGYESGVLNFCAALAARDSGSARQALDLLRLAGEVAENADADRIREDHVERARSKLEQERVEEGMRELTVHGRLALLAVISKAAKGETPCRTKKLYHEYESLCSSSGTDALAQRSVHNHLSDLRMLGILSAEENRSGSRGNYYSYELDVPFTSAVEAMGDALHLDEEIEVIREIARRNDVA, encoded by the coding sequence ATGCCTCGATTCGAGCGGAAGCGAAACGTCTTCCGCAACAAGGACGCGCTGGGTGAGTCGTATCGGCCGGAGCGGATCGAGGAGCGTGACGAGGAGATCGAGGCCTACATGGACGCCCTCCAGCCGGTGGTCGACGGGTGGGAACCGAACAACATCTTCCTCTACGGCAACACCGGCGTCGGGAAGACCGCCGTCACCGACTACCTACTCGACGTGCTCAAGGACGACGTCGAGCAGTACGACGACGTCGACCTCTCGGTGATCCGTCTCAACTGCAAGACGCTCAACTCCTCGTATCAGGTCGCCGTCGAGATGGTCAACACGCTCCGACCGGAGGGAGCCGAGATCAGCTCGACGGGCTACCCACAGCAGACCGTCTTCAAGAAGCTTTACGAGGAACTGGAGGTGCTGGGTGGGACCGTCTTGATCGTCCTCGACGAGATCGATTCGATCGGCGACCGCGACGAACTGCTCTACGAACTGCCTCGCGCACAGTCCAACGACTACCTCGAGGAGACGCGCGTCGGTCTCATCGGCATCAGCAACGACTTCAAGTTCCGGGAACAGCTCGATCCCCGCGTTCAGGACACGCTCTGCGAGCGGGAACTGCAGTTTCCTCCGTACGACGCTCAGGAGCTGACCAACATCCTCGAATCCCGCGCCGCGGTGGCGATCAGCGACGACGGGTACGAGAGCGGCGTCCTCAACTTCTGCGCGGCGCTGGCCGCCCGGGACAGCGGAAGCGCGCGCCAGGCGCTGGACCTCCTTCGACTGGCCGGCGAGGTCGCCGAGAACGCCGACGCGGACAGGATCCGCGAGGACCACGTCGAGCGGGCCCGCTCGAAGCTCGAACAGGAACGCGTCGAGGAGGGGATGCGGGAGCTGACCGTCCACGGCCGCCTCGCCCTGCTGGCGGTCATCTCGAAGGCCGCCAAGGGCGAGACTCCCTGCCGGACGAAGAAGCTCTATCACGAGTACGAGTCGCTATGTAGCTCCTCCGGAACGGACGCGCTCGCACAGCGGTCGGTTCACAACCACCTCTCGGACCTCCGGATGCTCGGCATCCTCTCCGCCGAGGAGAACCGCAGCGGCTCGCGCGGGAACTACTACAGCTACGAGCTCGACGTTCCCTTCACCAGCGCCGTCGAAGCGATGGGCGACGCGCTGCACCTCGACGAGGAGATAGAAGTCATCCGGGAAATCGCCAGACGTAACGACGTCGCGTGA